The Bactrocera dorsalis isolate Fly_Bdor chromosome 2, ASM2337382v1, whole genome shotgun sequence region ACTAgaactacaaaaatattgaaaaatttaagttaaaaatggaatgaattttattatgtaaattaatgtACCTTCACACTTATTTGTTGCACTAATAAACCaattataaattgtaaataaaaatatatttttaaattcattatacAGAAAAGTAATTATAAACTTTATAGACATACCGCAATAAATAACCTCTAAACCACCCGatgaagtaataataaaaattgaatatgtaaatttatatgcatatatatacatatatatatatacatatatgtatatatgtatatatatacatgtagtaACATTAGTACGATTTTGTACCGCGGTTCAAAAATATACCTCAAAAGGTTGAATcttactatttaaaaatatgcttaGTACTCTGGCAACGCTTAGTTCTGAAGGTCCAATAGATTTTGTAGCGCGAACATTTCCAATTTaacacttttgtaaataatCAGGTAAtagataacaaaaaattataataaattaaaaattaccacTTACCACGCTATAAAACTACCTGAAATTAGTATATCGAATTGAGCAAAGCGATGACAGAATCCCGAGAATGGGATGACTTTCTTTTGCGCTATCCCGGTATAATTGTAAGCGGTTCCAATGCCAGAGGGACTGTAAAACTAAACGTATGTAAtgttgcaaaataataattaatttaaatacataatgTTGCAATGtttgttaatgttgtttttAGGGCAAGTGGTACCGTTTAAAAGTGATGTGTCCGCATTTCCCTAAACTACAGGAAGCGCGTCTGGAACTATTGCTACCACAGCAagttaaatttacaaaaattagaaaagaagATTTAGAAGTTGATTGGACTTTGTATGATTTAATGAAGCACCTgccacaactacaacaaaagtaCAGCGATAAAGCCAACCCAAACGCCAAAAGCTTAGAAATAACAGATTCCAACATTTATAGTGAAATAGCCGCACTCTACGCACCACAAGATTATCAATTGGAGCTAAATGACGCTTGTAGTTTACTGCGTTTCTCCAAATTCGCGGGATACGAAAGACATTATTTACAAGTAGCACTACCAACACTACGAATAACTGCGCATAGTCTACCCGACTGTGTGCCGTGGGAGGAGCAACTGCAGAAATATGAGAACCTAAGCGCAATGGTGCAACAGTTCCGCAACTATCTGCAAGATTTACGGccattttatggaaatttcgCCGATATTGATGAGCTGTGCTATGTTGTGCAGCCAAAACCTCCAGTTTCGACCAAACATAATTGGCGTTTATTTGTGTTACGTGAACGCGTTTTTATCAAATTAGTGCTTTCCGATCCCTTTGCACCGATTGGTTCGATGTCAGTGCAGATAATAGGACCAACGCAGGCCGTCGAAGAGTTGAGACGTACGTTAAGTGATGGCCTGAGCGAATGGGATGTTGAGCTGGATATACATAAGAACTTGTTGCGTATTTTTGACATCTGCTATTTTCCTATGCCGCCTGGTAGCGGCTGGATGGAAGTAGATGGTGAAGTTAATACCACGgagcaaaaattttgtaatatctgTTACTCGTATCAACTAGAGGAAGGTGAAATACCAATTGTATCATGCGACAATCCGCAATGTACGCTGGTATATCATGCGGCTTGCTTGAAGGAGTGGTTCAACACGCTCACTGACGGCATGGACTTTCTGAGTGTCTCTTTTGGCACTTGCCCCTTTTGCAAAACTGTAAGTTTTAATTGGATTTATATTCAAATGCGAAGTGTTCTAAAACACCATTACTTTTTCCCTCCCCAGAAACTTTCAACATCTTTCGCTGAGTTAttggcaaattaattttttaataattttcgagTAATCTATTAGTTTAGATACAGTAAGTTAATTTGTATTCAATAAACGACTGTAATTACCGTCAGAATTTACACATCAATTCAACAAATATTTCGTATAGACTATGCTGACGAGTGAGCTTAAACAAAttagtatttttcttttaataattttggttttttattcaTGACTAATAAGTTGTTGCACTTTATTAATGCAAATCGCTGGAAACTTTTCAAATAGCTCCAGTTTTAgctttgaaaacaaattatataagtTTTAAGACAAATATAATCAAATCGCAATTGCGTTAAAAATTAACGCAGTCACTCGGCATCAAAAACTTTGCGCAGTTCGTGTTAGCAAAAATGGTCATTGCGCTACAATTTTAATACACATGTCACACACATTAAAATCTCACAATGTAGTagtttaaattgcaaatataaGTCCAGATCCAAACATATTTGGatgtttcttaaaattttaatccaaaGTGAAAATCAATTTCCATTCACCCTTATTCTAGAAAGCATTCCACTTGAAGTTACTAATTCGTTTTCTCGCTACTCGCTGCAAGATCTCGGCGATCAAATTGGCCGatgagtataatttttaattctatacGAACATTAGCACcgcttaaatatgtatgtagacaatttaatataattctGGGTGAAACGTTTTGCTTGGCTTTAATTGTTTGGCAATCCATATGCGGCACATCACTAAACACATAGGGTCATACCAAATCTATAACATTTAGTTCATTTTCTTGCGGTTGCTGTGGGCGATTAACGCGCCTCATGCCGCAACAATGGCAATTGCAATTTAAACGCTTCACCGCTCGCCAAATTCATTGCATCTCGCGACGTACCAATCTCATCAAACTTTGAAAGACAGCTGCACGTGTATTGGTGTTTTCCGGTGTTGGTGAGCTAATTCGTACGCTAGAGCTGGATATACCAAAGAATGATTTCGGCACTAAATTCGGTTCGAGCGCCTTGAATTTCCAGCCAATGTGACGAGAACAAATTTTACAGACAATAATGTGCCATTCATAActgtaaattaagattttagccaaaattatatttcaaaataaataatatatagttCAGTTGACTTACCCAGGGAACCAACTGAATTTCGAGGATGGCTGACCACTATATGTAATTGCATCCGGTAAGAGTTGATAGACGGTGTTTGTTTCATGTATATAACCAGCTGcaataatgtttaaaaaataagaaatattaaaatatattatatttaaatacatttcccCATTCATACCCGAATTGCAGTACTGTGTTTGTACGCCATGCTTTGACATTGCGAAGAGTTGTTGACAATTTGCAATGCGATTACCACAATAACGGCAAGTAAACACTGAATCCTATATCAAAGTGAAACAGAAATATAAAttgaagtaaattaaaaaatattccaagtCTGTGTAACCTACATCTGTAAATGTGTCCGATATGAGTTTCATACGTATATTAACCGAATCGGTCAAAAATATGGTCTTCATTAGACTATCGGACAAATGTAGATTACGCACCAACCAAAATGATAACTGTGTTGGGTCAGTGGGCATTGTGTCGATCTTGTGCTGTGCCAATTGTGAACGCGCCTTTTCCACTATGGTCGTAATGCTGTAGTAGTCATAAATATGTGTTGGCCACGCGGTTGTGGCTGCTTGATAACGTTTATAGGTTTCGCGCATGGAGTTTATA contains the following coding sequences:
- the LOC105231847 gene encoding E3 ubiquitin-protein ligase FANCL → MTESREWDDFLLRYPGIIVSGSNARGTVKLNGKWYRLKVMCPHFPKLQEARLELLLPQQVKFTKIRKEDLEVDWTLYDLMKHLPQLQQKYSDKANPNAKSLEITDSNIYSEIAALYAPQDYQLELNDACSLLRFSKFAGYERHYLQVALPTLRITAHSLPDCVPWEEQLQKYENLSAMVQQFRNYLQDLRPFYGNFADIDELCYVVQPKPPVSTKHNWRLFVLRERVFIKLVLSDPFAPIGSMSVQIIGPTQAVEELRRTLSDGLSEWDVELDIHKNLLRIFDICYFPMPPGSGWMEVDGEVNTTEQKFCNICYSYQLEEGEIPIVSCDNPQCTLVYHAACLKEWFNTLTDGMDFLSVSFGTCPFCKTKLSTSFAELLAN